In Sulfuracidifex metallicus DSM 6482 = JCM 9184, a single window of DNA contains:
- a CDS encoding APC family permease, with translation MDSYLSFSMASKKQGKGAEKEVPKQSLFARESSGLVREISWITAMFISMGFIAFYVLPISFLSGLSVSPNGLIVIGALLSWVVLLPHAYLWTKISERYQRTAADYIFASRVLHPAIGVGVGLVFGISQMIFDAAIVYDGVGQLQTGFSALDINFGGPYGGIASLLSNPFVVLTVGAITFTGVILINIFLPKYTNHIMGAITVIALVTFITAGVLMHFVTPADITKAGYDYSSIVAESSKATPLFSNTILATIGLMVFTASFLPFVNGATSVAGEIRGGSKAFRLGVLAALVVAGILITFFIASSVSSLPPSFFIGAGVISSSSPLLNPVFDTVVSVNNLPLDLFLVIGSYFWYLAIMFAVALFVSRYFMAVAFDKALPTVISYVSEKYHSPVVAHLIDEVITIGSLTVITVTPLSTAFFYGMDTADAMALLFGFIVTIIASIVASVLANGMELKGPRPVILGVSIADLIVMSIYAYYWFGNSSTYLGITMNAETWGIVASPFIAGIVIYFVMRWYRLRKEGIDIRNSFREIPPE, from the coding sequence TTGGATAGCTATTTGTCATTCTCTATGGCAAGCAAGAAACAAGGAAAAGGGGCTGAAAAGGAAGTCCCGAAACAATCTCTCTTTGCAAGGGAATCATCTGGACTCGTTAGGGAGATAAGCTGGATAACTGCCATGTTCATAAGCATGGGTTTCATAGCGTTCTATGTACTTCCTATATCCTTTCTCTCTGGTTTATCAGTGTCCCCTAATGGTCTTATAGTGATAGGAGCTTTGTTAAGCTGGGTAGTTCTACTTCCACACGCTTATCTATGGACTAAGATAAGCGAGAGGTATCAGAGGACCGCTGCTGACTACATATTTGCAAGTAGGGTTCTTCATCCTGCAATAGGAGTAGGTGTTGGTTTAGTCTTCGGAATATCACAGATGATATTCGACGCTGCAATAGTCTATGACGGTGTAGGTCAACTTCAAACTGGTTTCAGTGCTTTAGATATCAACTTTGGAGGTCCATATGGAGGAATAGCTTCCCTTCTTTCCAATCCCTTTGTAGTTCTTACTGTAGGTGCAATTACTTTTACTGGAGTTATCTTAATCAACATATTCCTACCTAAATATACAAATCACATAATGGGCGCAATTACCGTAATAGCATTGGTCACATTTATTACAGCTGGAGTTCTCATGCATTTTGTAACTCCAGCCGACATAACTAAAGCCGGTTACGATTACTCCTCTATCGTTGCCGAAAGCTCAAAGGCTACGCCTCTGTTCAGCAACACCATATTAGCTACAATAGGTTTGATGGTTTTCACAGCAAGCTTCTTACCTTTCGTTAACGGTGCTACTTCCGTAGCAGGAGAAATTAGAGGAGGTAGCAAGGCGTTCAGGCTAGGTGTTTTAGCTGCACTTGTAGTTGCTGGGATTCTTATTACGTTCTTTATAGCGTCTTCAGTGAGTTCTTTACCTCCTAGCTTCTTCATAGGTGCTGGAGTTATTTCCAGTTCTTCTCCTCTTCTGAACCCAGTGTTCGATACAGTAGTTTCAGTAAATAACCTTCCTCTAGATCTTTTCCTTGTTATCGGATCGTACTTCTGGTACCTTGCGATAATGTTTGCAGTAGCTCTATTTGTATCAAGATACTTCATGGCTGTAGCATTTGATAAGGCTTTGCCCACAGTGATCTCCTATGTCAGTGAGAAATATCACTCTCCTGTAGTGGCTCATCTTATAGATGAGGTAATAACTATAGGTAGTCTCACAGTGATAACTGTTACTCCACTTAGCACAGCTTTCTTCTACGGCATGGATACTGCAGATGCAATGGCATTACTCTTCGGTTTCATCGTCACCATAATAGCTTCTATAGTTGCCTCAGTTCTAGCTAATGGGATGGAGCTCAAAGGTCCTCGTCCTGTAATATTAGGTGTATCAATTGCGGACTTAATAGTAATGTCAATCTATGCCTACTATTGGTTCGGAAATTCCTCCACATATTTAGGTATAACAATGAACGCTGAAACTTGGGGTATAGTTGCATCGCCTTTCATAGCTGGAATAGTAATTTACTTTGTGATGAGGTGGTATAGACTCAGAAAAGAAGGTATTGACATAAGGAATTCGTTCAGGGAAATACCTCCTGAATGA
- a CDS encoding RNA-guided endonuclease TnpB family protein encodes MARRGSKAIRATVSMKIAVSDSLLALVNNYVKALRFSLFWLKENVKNPEEKGVLGKVHEELYTRLREEYNLPSKVAEDCYREALATYKGWYNNPRRGRFPIVYKPTVWLTPKASYSVNFESMTVRITNVGELPILGYPRNLKEYLSWRIKEARLVVKDGKAFLKVIFEKPFEKVEPKESIAVDINMAEVVVGKDDRNYVRIPTRLEEVHHWKSLAERLQKKYPRRWKENKRILHRIHSSHQKARRVMEDFARKVGKWVVEIAKGFGSNIIKLENLRNLIKNVNKLPKGFHDKLYLMQYRRLQYWVSWQAKKHGMIVEFVNPSYSSVSCPKCGRRMEEKGYRWFKCSCGYENDRDVIAVVNLNGRGSLTLSTAPQMRDVNPNR; translated from the coding sequence ATGGCTAGGAGGGGTAGTAAAGCGATCAGAGCAACTGTTTCTATGAAGATCGCCGTATCAGACTCCCTCCTAGCCCTTGTGAACAACTACGTTAAAGCACTCCGTTTTTCGTTGTTTTGGTTAAAGGAAAATGTGAAAAACCCGGAAGAGAAGGGAGTGTTAGGGAAAGTCCACGAGGAGTTATACACGAGGTTAAGAGAAGAGTATAATCTACCGTCAAAGGTTGCTGAGGACTGCTATAGGGAAGCTCTCGCGACGTACAAGGGTTGGTATAATAATCCTAGGAGGGGACGTTTTCCGATAGTGTATAAGCCAACTGTTTGGCTAACTCCTAAAGCGAGTTATAGCGTGAACTTCGAGAGTATGACTGTTAGGATAACCAATGTTGGTGAACTACCAATCTTGGGTTATCCTAGAAACCTCAAGGAGTACTTAAGCTGGAGGATTAAGGAGGCTAGGTTAGTGGTTAAGGATGGGAAGGCTTTCCTCAAGGTCATTTTTGAGAAACCGTTTGAGAAGGTTGAGCCAAAGGAAAGTATTGCCGTAGACATTAACATGGCTGAAGTAGTCGTAGGGAAGGACGACAGAAATTACGTTAGGATCCCAACTCGTCTCGAAGAGGTTCACCACTGGAAATCATTAGCTGAAAGACTACAAAAGAAATATCCAAGGAGATGGAAAGAGAATAAGAGGATCCTTCACAGGATTCATTCTTCTCATCAAAAAGCTAGGAGGGTCATGGAGGATTTCGCTAGAAAAGTGGGGAAGTGGGTTGTTGAGATTGCTAAGGGTTTTGGTTCCAACATCATTAAGTTGGAGAACCTCAGGAACCTCATCAAGAATGTTAACAAACTACCTAAGGGGTTTCACGATAAACTGTATCTGATGCAGTATCGTCGTTTACAGTATTGGGTTTCTTGGCAGGCTAAGAAACACGGGATGATTGTTGAGTTTGTTAATCCCAGTTATTCATCAGTCTCTTGCCCTAAGTGTGGTAGAAGGATGGAGGAGAAAGGATATCGTTGGTTTAAGTGCTCATGCGGTTACGAGAATGATCGTGATGTTATTGCTGTAGTTAATCTTAATGGGAGGGGTTCTCTGACCCTCTCGACTGCCCCTCAAATGAGGGATGTAAACCCGAATCGATGA